In Coriobacteriaceae bacterium, a single window of DNA contains:
- a CDS encoding GtrA family protein: MQKLLAQIMKFGVVGVVATVIDFGIMNLLHYGLGLNILIANTSGFIVSLIFNYVASMKYVFAHKEGMSRRREFIIFVVLSVIGLALNDGIVLALNAGLGLEANIAKICATALVMVYNFVTRKIFLEGDETK; the protein is encoded by the coding sequence ATGCAAAAGCTCCTTGCGCAGATCATGAAGTTTGGCGTCGTCGGCGTCGTCGCCACGGTCATCGACTTTGGCATCATGAATCTGCTCCACTACGGTCTGGGCCTTAACATCTTGATCGCCAACACTAGCGGCTTTATCGTCTCGCTCATCTTTAACTATGTCGCGAGCATGAAGTACGTGTTTGCGCACAAGGAGGGCATGAGTCGCCGCCGCGAGTTCATCATCTTTGTCGTGCTGTCCGTTATTGGCTTGGCCCTCAACGACGGCATCGTGCTGGCGCTCAACGCCGGTCTGGGACTCGAGGCCAATATCGCCAAGATTTGCGCCACCGCGCTTGTCATGGTCTACAACTTTGTGACCCGAAAAATCTTCCTGGAAGGCGACGAGACCAAATAG
- a CDS encoding DegV family protein, with the protein MSDFVLTCESAADRTREFFASRNIPVVCFHYEIDDVVYTDDLYQSITPDKFFALIAAGAMPKTSQVSVGEYEEFWEPFVTEGKDVLHLTLSSGISGTYGSACVAAQMLADRYPEGGKVRVIDSLGASSGFGLLLEYAADVRDSGASLDETAAWIEEHKLNLHHWFFSTDLSSYLRGGRISAASAIIGTALKICPLMTVDCEGGLSPREKIRTKKRAISEMAKTMMAHVQDGVDYSGKCILSHSACREDAEAVAALIEEQVPQLKGKIEINSIGALIGSHTGPGTVALFFMGDKRVD; encoded by the coding sequence ATGAGTGATTTTGTCCTGACCTGTGAATCCGCCGCCGACCGAACCCGTGAGTTCTTTGCGTCGCGCAATATCCCTGTCGTGTGTTTTCATTACGAGATCGACGATGTTGTCTATACGGACGATCTGTATCAGTCGATTACGCCGGACAAGTTTTTTGCCCTGATTGCCGCGGGCGCCATGCCCAAGACGTCTCAGGTGAGCGTGGGTGAGTACGAGGAGTTTTGGGAGCCGTTTGTTACCGAGGGTAAAGACGTGCTGCACCTGACGTTGTCGTCGGGTATTTCGGGTACGTATGGTTCGGCTTGCGTTGCGGCACAGATGCTCGCGGATCGCTATCCCGAGGGCGGCAAGGTGCGTGTCATCGATTCACTGGGGGCGTCTTCGGGCTTTGGCCTATTGCTGGAATATGCCGCCGACGTTCGCGATAGCGGCGCTTCGCTCGATGAGACGGCCGCTTGGATTGAGGAGCATAAACTCAACCTGCACCACTGGTTCTTCTCGACCGATCTGTCGAGCTACCTGCGTGGCGGTCGCATTTCGGCCGCGAGCGCGATCATCGGCACGGCGCTTAAGATTTGCCCACTTATGACGGTAGATTGCGAAGGTGGGCTGTCGCCACGTGAGAAGATCCGCACCAAGAAACGCGCGATATCCGAGATGGCCAAGACCATGATGGCACACGTGCAGGATGGTGTGGATTATTCGGGTAAGTGCATCTTGTCCCATTCGGCGTGCCGCGAGGATGCCGAGGCCGTTGCGGCGCTGATTGAGGAACAGGTTCCGCAGCTCAAAGGCAAGATTGAAATCAATAGCATCGGTGCTCTGATCGGTTCGCACACCGGACCTGGTACGGTGGCGCTCTTCTTTATGGGCGACAAGCGCGTGGATTAA
- a CDS encoding DUF4430 domain-containing protein, whose protein sequence is MSNKPQDADSKQPDSSFIQLDDAKKKGAASAASASRRRTLLGALTAVCIVLIVVSLGFVQPSSSGAWSIDWIAQAVTGESVVAKDASVSGSITASGKAAPKDSKSSDNAKDGSKDSKKDSKEKKSESKDGKTSNNASAGQGSESTGGSSSSDGSSSGGGSVSGGGSASNGGSASAGNQGGSQQHGYVTVTVSVTSSAVGNPVSSGGTFTFNEGATVYDALCALGLSVNAHGSPYGTYVAAIGGLAEKEHGSTSGWMYSVNGVPPKMACSSYVLSNGDSVVWYYVTG, encoded by the coding sequence GTGTCCAATAAACCTCAGGACGCCGACTCCAAGCAGCCCGACTCGTCGTTCATTCAACTCGACGATGCAAAGAAAAAGGGCGCCGCCTCGGCGGCGTCCGCCTCTCGGCGCAGGACGCTGCTTGGCGCTCTGACGGCCGTCTGCATCGTCTTGATCGTTGTGTCGCTGGGTTTTGTCCAACCTTCTTCCAGCGGTGCATGGTCCATCGATTGGATCGCTCAGGCTGTGACAGGGGAGAGCGTCGTTGCCAAGGATGCGTCGGTTTCCGGCTCGATTACCGCTTCGGGCAAGGCTGCGCCCAAGGACTCCAAATCTTCGGACAATGCGAAGGACGGGTCGAAGGACTCAAAAAAGGATTCGAAGGAGAAGAAGTCCGAAAGCAAGGACGGCAAGACGTCCAACAACGCATCTGCTGGACAGGGCTCTGAATCCACCGGTGGATCGAGTTCTTCTGACGGCTCTTCTTCGGGCGGCGGCTCGGTGTCTGGCGGTGGGTCTGCATCCAACGGCGGCAGCGCCTCTGCGGGCAATCAGGGCGGCTCGCAGCAGCATGGCTATGTCACAGTGACGGTCTCGGTAACTTCGAGCGCCGTGGGCAATCCTGTCTCGTCTGGCGGCACGTTCACCTTTAACGAGGGCGCTACGGTCTACGATGCCCTGTGCGCTCTGGGCCTTTCCGTGAATGCGCATGGTTCGCCGTATGGCACGTATGTCGCAGCTATCGGCGGCTTGGCTGAGAAGGAGCACGGCAGCACGAGCGGCTGGATGTATTCCGTCAACGGCGTACCGCCCAAAATGGCTTGCAGCAGTTACGTTCTTTCCAATGGCGACAGCGTAGTCTGGTATTACGTAACGGGCTAG
- a CDS encoding RsmB/NOP family class I SAM-dependent RNA methyltransferase produces the protein MSKPRRRKQKKQVKAELKLRQFAATELSDQLAAQHSAADLPRFMVDTVAGAYAPSDAELMIEGFGAAATRPVTLRANTLKATAEDIAAALDEAGIAHQTVTWYPDAFILPEAQVSDLWDLDIYRDGKIYLQSLSSMMPPLVLGAQAGEDILDMCAAPGGKTTQIAALTQGQAHLTACEMSNPRAEKLEANLHRQGAKNVPVMRIDARELDEFFRFDRILLDAPCTGTGTVISGNEKSLRGLTEQLLGKCARSQRALLDRAMGALKPGGTLVYSTCSILPQENEDALQEALDKHMDCELIPLDGTPSESETRRAQEAGEEPRVECNALTEAIAAGHVSSVANGMPGTLTIPPSRDFEGFYIALIRKRS, from the coding sequence ATGTCCAAGCCGCGTCGTCGTAAGCAGAAAAAGCAGGTCAAGGCCGAGCTCAAGCTTAGGCAGTTTGCTGCTACCGAGCTTTCCGACCAGCTTGCCGCCCAACACTCCGCCGCCGACCTGCCGCGCTTTATGGTCGACACGGTCGCCGGTGCTTATGCCCCCTCCGATGCCGAGCTCATGATCGAAGGCTTTGGCGCTGCGGCCACACGCCCGGTCACGCTGCGCGCCAACACGCTCAAGGCGACTGCCGAAGACATCGCCGCCGCACTCGACGAGGCCGGCATCGCGCACCAAACCGTTACCTGGTATCCGGACGCCTTCATCCTGCCCGAGGCCCAGGTTTCCGACCTGTGGGACCTCGACATCTACCGCGACGGCAAGATCTACTTGCAGAGCCTGTCGTCCATGATGCCACCGTTGGTCCTGGGCGCTCAAGCCGGCGAGGACATCCTGGACATGTGCGCGGCCCCCGGTGGCAAGACGACGCAGATCGCCGCCCTCACCCAGGGCCAGGCACACCTCACGGCCTGCGAGATGAGCAATCCCCGCGCCGAGAAGCTCGAAGCCAACCTCCACCGCCAAGGCGCAAAAAACGTGCCCGTCATGCGCATCGACGCACGCGAGCTCGACGAGTTCTTCCGCTTTGACCGCATCCTGCTCGACGCTCCCTGCACCGGCACGGGCACCGTCATCAGCGGCAACGAGAAGAGTCTGCGCGGCCTCACCGAGCAGTTGCTCGGCAAGTGCGCCCGCTCGCAGCGAGCACTTCTGGACCGCGCCATGGGAGCCCTCAAACCGGGCGGCACGCTCGTCTATTCGACTTGTTCGATCTTGCCGCAGGAAAACGAGGACGCCCTGCAAGAGGCCCTCGACAAGCACATGGACTGCGAGCTTATCCCCCTCGACGGCACGCCGAGCGAAAGTGAAACGCGCCGTGCTCAGGAAGCTGGCGAAGAGCCGCGCGTCGAGTGCAACGCCCTCACCGAGGCCATCGCCGCCGGCCACGTCTCGTCCGTCGCCAACGGAATGCCCGGCACGCTGACCATTCCGCCCAGCCGCGACTTTGAGGGCTTCTACATCGCCCTGATCCGAAAACGCAGCTAG
- a CDS encoding DUF3267 domain-containing protein produces MNEISNIHAFEDEDFLHACFVWGMAVLGAFAVCLVPVFMLLGGPADLDAADAGGWMAVLGWIVGLAAISMASFAVHELVHGVFFKLLAPAGAQVTFGANRETAMIYACAEGVVYSRRRYMVVCLAPTVVVTSAFALGFAFSGYPLLCYLATGLHLSGCVGDWYYVRTILRDRRIVACEDTSFGVRFFG; encoded by the coding sequence ATGAATGAGATTTCCAACATACATGCGTTTGAGGACGAGGATTTTCTGCACGCCTGCTTTGTGTGGGGGATGGCCGTGCTTGGCGCATTTGCCGTGTGTCTGGTGCCGGTGTTTATGCTGCTGGGCGGGCCTGCGGACTTGGATGCGGCTGACGCGGGCGGCTGGATGGCCGTCTTGGGATGGATAGTCGGCTTGGCTGCGATCTCAATGGCGTCGTTCGCCGTGCACGAGCTGGTGCACGGTGTGTTTTTTAAGCTGCTGGCGCCTGCGGGCGCGCAGGTGACCTTTGGGGCGAATCGCGAGACGGCGATGATCTATGCCTGCGCCGAGGGCGTTGTGTATTCGCGCCGGCGGTACATGGTGGTTTGCCTGGCGCCGACGGTTGTTGTGACGTCGGCGTTTGCCCTGGGGTTTGCGTTTTCGGGCTATCCGCTGCTGTGCTACCTGGCGACCGGCTTGCATTTATCGGGTTGCGTGGGCGATTGGTATTACGTGCGGACCATTTTGCGCGACCGCCGCATTGTCGCCTGCGAGGACACGTCCTTCGGCGTGCGCTTTTTCGGGTGA
- a CDS encoding class I tRNA ligase family protein has translation MASKYSMNDRPSWPRRAIVTAGEPYGNKGLHFGHVGGVFVPADFFARFLRDRLGRENVIFTSGTDCYGSPIMESYRKLKENEGYDKSISEYVESNHSRQAATLNNYNISCDIYGGSGLEPAAQIHNEVTTEIIERLHEQGTISKRSTLQFYDAKAGTFLNGRQVIGRCPIQGCKSEKAYADECDLGHQFEPEELIAPKSQLTGEVPELRPVDNLYFDLPAYLDFMKTYTAKLAQNPQVRSVVSKTMEEWLLPAQLYIQNKFREAFDAVEDQLPEHTVLEPEGNKSSFTVTFPSWKERDDAHAVLANGGVRFRSGKALVPFRITGNIDWGVPVPEVDGVSDVTCWCWPESLWAPISYTRTVLARDAKAAGVTEGVAAQDAALMGEPAADSTQVPAPTYQHSSLDWRDWWCSDDAQIYQFIGQDNIYFYCIAQTAMWEALGWNLTQSTVSACYHLLYMGKKASSSSQTPPPPADDLLNHYTCEQMRAHWLSLGLSEKPVSFSPKAYDTRVTGKDKDGNEVHACDDKRVIDPALKESALLTGVFNRLARSCFYGVAVKEGDESPYRNGCIPAGAASATVVEAAEQAALAFEQAMYKFETHRALAVCDDYLRAANKRWSDASKAANKLEGEPANAAMTQALVDAFTELRVATVLMHGIVPAGCELICEYFDVDPVAFFSWDNIFASTDEFVESLGEKPGEHRVKPLPPRFDFFSKHESQY, from the coding sequence ATGGCATCCAAATACTCCATGAACGACCGTCCCAGCTGGCCTCGCCGCGCCATCGTTACCGCCGGCGAGCCCTACGGCAACAAGGGCCTTCACTTTGGCCACGTTGGCGGCGTCTTTGTCCCTGCCGACTTCTTCGCCCGCTTCCTGCGCGACCGCCTGGGCCGCGAGAACGTCATCTTCACCTCGGGCACCGACTGCTATGGCTCGCCCATCATGGAGAGCTACCGCAAGCTCAAGGAGAACGAGGGCTACGACAAGTCCATTAGCGAGTATGTCGAGTCCAATCACTCCCGCCAGGCCGCGACCCTCAACAACTACAACATCAGCTGTGACATCTACGGCGGCTCGGGCCTTGAGCCGGCTGCGCAGATTCACAACGAGGTGACCACCGAGATTATCGAGCGTCTGCACGAGCAGGGCACCATCTCCAAGCGCTCCACGCTGCAGTTCTACGATGCCAAGGCCGGCACGTTCCTCAACGGCCGTCAGGTGATCGGCCGCTGCCCCATCCAGGGCTGCAAGTCCGAGAAAGCCTACGCCGACGAGTGCGACCTGGGTCACCAGTTTGAGCCCGAGGAGCTCATCGCGCCCAAGAGCCAGCTCACCGGCGAGGTGCCCGAGCTGCGCCCGGTCGACAACCTCTACTTTGACCTGCCGGCCTACCTCGACTTTATGAAGACCTATACCGCCAAGCTCGCCCAGAACCCGCAGGTTCGCTCCGTGGTCTCCAAGACCATGGAGGAGTGGCTGCTGCCGGCCCAGCTCTACATCCAGAACAAGTTCCGCGAGGCCTTCGATGCCGTCGAGGATCAGCTTCCCGAGCACACCGTGCTGGAGCCCGAGGGCAACAAGAGCAGCTTTACCGTCACCTTCCCCAGCTGGAAGGAGCGCGACGATGCCCACGCGGTGCTCGCCAACGGCGGCGTGCGCTTCCGCAGCGGCAAGGCGCTCGTACCCTTCCGCATCACCGGCAACATCGACTGGGGCGTTCCGGTGCCCGAGGTCGATGGCGTCTCCGACGTCACCTGCTGGTGCTGGCCCGAGAGCCTGTGGGCTCCCATCAGCTATACGCGCACCGTGCTCGCACGCGATGCCAAGGCCGCCGGCGTGACCGAGGGCGTCGCCGCCCAGGATGCCGCCCTCATGGGCGAGCCCGCCGCCGATTCCACGCAGGTCCCCGCGCCCACCTACCAGCACAGCTCGCTCGACTGGCGCGACTGGTGGTGCTCGGATGACGCACAAATCTACCAGTTCATTGGCCAGGACAACATCTACTTCTATTGCATCGCGCAGACCGCCATGTGGGAGGCCCTGGGTTGGAACCTCACGCAGAGCACCGTCAGCGCCTGCTACCACCTGCTCTACATGGGCAAAAAGGCAAGCTCGTCCTCGCAGACGCCTCCCCCGCCGGCAGACGACCTGCTCAACCACTACACCTGCGAGCAGATGCGCGCGCACTGGCTGTCGCTCGGCCTGTCCGAGAAGCCGGTGAGCTTTAGCCCCAAGGCATACGACACCCGCGTGACCGGCAAGGACAAGGACGGCAACGAGGTGCACGCCTGCGACGACAAGCGCGTCATCGATCCGGCCCTTAAGGAAAGCGCCCTTTTGACCGGCGTCTTCAACCGCCTGGCCCGCAGCTGCTTCTACGGCGTCGCCGTCAAGGAGGGCGACGAGAGCCCCTATCGCAACGGTTGCATCCCCGCCGGCGCCGCCTCGGCCACCGTGGTGGAGGCCGCCGAGCAGGCCGCCCTCGCGTTTGAGCAGGCCATGTACAAGTTCGAGACGCACCGAGCGCTCGCCGTGTGCGACGACTACCTGCGCGCCGCCAACAAGCGCTGGAGCGACGCCTCCAAGGCCGCCAACAAGCTCGAGGGCGAGCCAGCCAACGCCGCCATGACGCAGGCCCTCGTCGACGCCTTTACCGAGCTGCGCGTAGCGACCGTGCTCATGCACGGCATCGTCCCGGCCGGCTGCGAGCTCATCTGCGAGTACTTCGACGTCGATCCGGTCGCCTTCTTTAGCTGGGACAACATCTTTGCCTCCACGGACGAGTTCGTGGAGAGCCTGGGCGAGAAGCCCGGTGAGCACCGCGTGAAGCCGCTGCCCCCGCGCTTCGACTTCTTCAGCAAGCACGAGAGCCAGTACTAA
- a CDS encoding epoxyqueuosine reductase QueH has product MKPLLLHACCAPCSLEPVRLLREEGFEPTICWTNPNIQPHDEWQRRLDELRRWCADGDIELIEAGEDRERWEAGVAPLGADRPRRCRACYALRLAEACRVAQERGFESVGTTLAVSPYQLFETCNDVLERLAAARGLTPVIRDFRPYYPEATRRSRELGMYRQNYCGCRFSAVEAAMDRARIRDERKAAKK; this is encoded by the coding sequence ATGAAGCCGTTGTTGTTGCACGCCTGCTGTGCGCCGTGCTCTCTTGAGCCGGTCCGCCTGCTGCGCGAGGAAGGGTTTGAGCCCACAATCTGCTGGACCAACCCCAATATTCAGCCGCACGATGAATGGCAGCGGCGTTTGGACGAGCTGCGCCGGTGGTGTGCCGATGGCGACATCGAGCTTATCGAGGCGGGGGAGGACCGGGAGCGCTGGGAGGCCGGCGTGGCCCCGCTGGGCGCCGATCGACCCCGTCGCTGTCGCGCGTGCTATGCCCTGCGCTTGGCCGAGGCATGTCGTGTGGCCCAGGAACGCGGGTTTGAGTCTGTGGGTACGACGCTCGCCGTCTCGCCGTATCAGTTGTTCGAAACCTGCAATGATGTGTTGGAGCGTCTGGCTGCCGCCCGCGGTCTCACTCCGGTGATTCGCGATTTTCGTCCGTATTACCCCGAGGCGACACGTCGTTCGCGCGAGCTGGGTATGTATCGGCAGAATTACTGCGGCTGCCGATTCTCGGCCGTCGAGGCGGCCATGGACCGCGCCCGCATCCGCGACGAGCGCAAAGCCGCCAAAAAGTAG
- a CDS encoding GtrA family protein — translation MRKALAQPHTKQFLKFAVVGLISFGIDWGMLIALVELFHLDFLMSTTISFTTSVVVNYWLSMKYVFDHREGMSRKREFTIFTILSVIGLGLNDLYMFVGVTFLSIGYQAMKAIATFLVTWYNYFSRRFFLEGAQS, via the coding sequence GTGCGCAAGGCACTGGCACAACCTCATACTAAGCAGTTCCTCAAGTTCGCTGTCGTGGGTCTTATCTCCTTTGGTATCGACTGGGGCATGCTCATTGCGCTCGTCGAGCTGTTCCACCTCGACTTTTTGATGAGCACCACGATCTCGTTTACCACGTCCGTCGTGGTTAACTACTGGCTCAGCATGAAGTACGTGTTCGACCATCGCGAGGGCATGAGCCGCAAGCGCGAGTTTACGATCTTCACCATCCTGTCGGTGATTGGTCTGGGTCTCAACGACCTGTACATGTTTGTGGGCGTCACGTTTTTGAGCATCGGCTACCAGGCCATGAAGGCCATCGCCACGTTCCTGGTCACCTGGTATAACTACTTTAGCCGTCGCTTCTTCCTCGAGGGCGCGCAGTCGTAG
- a CDS encoding fructose-1,6-bisphosphatase: MVAFDRNPQDFKYLRLLSRQFPTEQSAFTEIINLSAILNLPKGTEHFMSDVHGEYEAFMHILNNCSGVVREHVDEIFGDTLSFDEKGELCTLIYYPREKIELVRSRREDSPTWYKTMLDQLIMVARSLSSRYTRSKVRKAIPRDYAYIIDELLHTHPDENNYRVRYHERIVESILETASADDFIESLASLIKRLAVDHLHLVGDIFDRGGGAAKIMDRLLTYHSLDIQWGNHDLLWMGAAAGEPACIATVLRNNLRYDNYEILEDDYGISLRELVAFADATYTAGESITPLIKAINVLLFKLEGQIIQRHPEFDMTDRLLLDKIDHDAGTVTLADGSVWPLTTNDFPTVDPADPYTLTPQEQHIIDKLVSEFVTADHLHRHIDFLYTHGSMYKVTNGNLLFHGCVPLNEDGTFSSMNCLGTWHAGRDYLDFCDRIARRAWRVGDRDALDWMWYLWIGFNSPASGRLVRTFERAYIADKSTWVEPMDPYFTLTKSPSVCDDVMREFGVAPMACSPTGHIINGHTPVKTTKGEQPIRAEGKLLVIDGGFCRAYHPKTGIAGYTLISSSRGCRLKSHRAFTTVAEALTRNVDIESETNRFDQADRRRMVSDTDTGAKIRSQIQDLRRLLDAYRNGAIEERA, translated from the coding sequence ATGGTCGCATTCGATCGCAACCCGCAAGACTTTAAGTATCTGCGCCTGCTGTCGAGACAATTTCCTACCGAGCAATCCGCGTTTACCGAGATCATCAATCTCTCGGCCATTCTCAACCTGCCCAAAGGCACCGAGCATTTTATGAGCGACGTGCACGGCGAGTACGAAGCCTTTATGCACATCCTCAACAACTGCTCGGGTGTCGTGCGCGAACATGTCGACGAGATCTTTGGCGACACGCTCTCCTTTGACGAAAAGGGCGAGCTGTGCACGCTCATCTACTACCCGCGCGAGAAGATCGAGCTTGTCCGCAGCCGGCGCGAGGACTCCCCCACCTGGTACAAGACCATGCTCGACCAGCTCATCATGGTTGCCCGCTCGCTTTCGAGCCGCTATACGCGCTCCAAGGTGCGTAAGGCCATCCCGCGCGATTACGCCTACATCATCGACGAGCTGCTGCACACGCATCCGGACGAGAACAACTATCGTGTGCGTTATCACGAGCGCATCGTGGAGTCCATCCTAGAGACCGCCAGCGCCGACGACTTTATCGAGTCGCTCGCCTCGCTCATCAAGCGCCTGGCCGTCGACCACCTGCACCTGGTGGGCGATATCTTCGACCGTGGCGGCGGCGCTGCCAAGATTATGGACCGCCTGCTCACCTACCATTCGCTCGACATCCAGTGGGGCAACCACGACCTGCTGTGGATGGGCGCCGCTGCCGGCGAGCCCGCCTGCATCGCCACGGTGCTGCGCAACAACCTGCGCTACGACAACTACGAGATCCTCGAGGACGACTACGGTATCTCGCTGCGCGAGCTCGTCGCCTTCGCCGACGCCACCTATACCGCCGGTGAGTCCATCACCCCGCTGATCAAGGCCATCAACGTGCTGCTCTTTAAACTCGAGGGCCAGATTATCCAGCGCCACCCCGAGTTCGACATGACCGACCGCCTGCTGCTCGACAAGATCGACCACGACGCCGGCACGGTCACGCTTGCCGACGGCAGTGTATGGCCGCTCACGACCAACGATTTTCCCACCGTCGATCCGGCGGACCCCTACACGCTCACGCCCCAGGAGCAACACATCATCGACAAGCTTGTGTCCGAGTTTGTCACCGCCGATCATCTGCATCGCCATATCGATTTCCTCTACACCCACGGCTCGATGTACAAGGTCACCAACGGCAACCTGCTGTTCCATGGCTGCGTGCCGCTCAACGAAGACGGCACCTTTAGCAGTATGAACTGCCTGGGTACCTGGCACGCCGGCCGCGATTATCTCGATTTTTGCGACCGCATCGCCCGCCGCGCCTGGCGCGTGGGCGACCGCGACGCCCTCGACTGGATGTGGTACCTGTGGATCGGCTTTAACTCACCCGCCAGCGGACGCCTGGTGCGTACCTTTGAGCGCGCCTATATCGCCGATAAGAGCACCTGGGTCGAGCCGATGGACCCGTACTTTACGCTTACCAAGTCGCCCTCGGTCTGCGACGACGTCATGCGCGAGTTCGGCGTTGCCCCCATGGCATGTTCGCCGACCGGCCACATCATCAACGGCCACACACCCGTTAAAACCACCAAGGGCGAGCAGCCCATCCGCGCCGAGGGCAAGCTGCTGGTCATCGATGGCGGTTTCTGTCGCGCCTATCATCCCAAAACGGGTATCGCCGGCTACACGCTTATCTCGAGCTCACGCGGCTGCCGCCTCAAGTCGCACCGGGCCTTTACCACGGTTGCCGAGGCACTCACGCGCAACGTGGACATCGAGAGCGAGACCAACCGTTTTGACCAGGCCGACCGTCGCCGCATGGTGAGCGACACCGATACCGGTGCCAAGATCCGCAGCCAGATCCAGGACCTACGCCGACTGCTCGATGCATATAGAAACGGTGCTATCGAGGAGCGCGCCTAG
- the queA gene encoding tRNA preQ1(34) S-adenosylmethionine ribosyltransferase-isomerase QueA, which produces MRTDDFDYNLPEELIAQAPAEPRDSCRLLVVDRKGSQAGTPLEHGGTVEHRIFRDIIDYIEPGDVLVINQTRVMPARLIGRKAGSGGVVETLLLKRREDVDPLGHVWECLVKPGKRLKPGAHIEYRAGGAHAPEGAPVVLTAEVVDFVTDSRGGRLVRFEPAGCNAAGDPRTLDEAIHAAGHVPLPPYITDYEGDPEKYQTVYAMKEEHSAAAPTAGLHFTPELMAAIEAKGAKFAAVELEVGIDTFRLVEEDDPTQHVMHTERYHVSQEVVDAVHKAKAEGHRVIAVGTTAVRSLESAFDADAPVSDPAVTARYFEGREDGADTLGRGDIVVRENATTQLYLMPGSTYHVVDALITNFHVPRSTLMMLVSALATRDQIMDAYAAAIEERYRFFSFGDAMLIL; this is translated from the coding sequence ATGCGTACCGATGATTTTGACTACAACCTTCCCGAGGAACTGATTGCCCAAGCTCCTGCCGAGCCGCGCGACTCCTGCCGCCTTCTGGTGGTGGATCGCAAGGGCTCCCAGGCGGGAACGCCGCTGGAGCACGGCGGTACCGTTGAGCACCGCATCTTCCGCGACATCATCGACTATATCGAGCCGGGCGACGTGCTCGTCATCAACCAGACGCGCGTGATGCCGGCTCGCCTGATCGGTCGCAAAGCCGGCTCGGGCGGCGTGGTCGAGACGCTGCTGCTCAAGCGCCGCGAGGACGTGGATCCGCTGGGCCATGTTTGGGAGTGCTTGGTCAAGCCGGGCAAGCGCCTGAAGCCCGGTGCTCATATTGAGTATCGCGCCGGTGGCGCCCATGCGCCCGAGGGGGCTCCCGTGGTGCTGACGGCCGAGGTCGTCGACTTTGTCACCGATAGCCGCGGCGGCCGTCTGGTGCGTTTTGAGCCGGCCGGTTGCAATGCCGCCGGCGACCCGCGCACGCTCGACGAGGCCATCCACGCTGCCGGCCACGTGCCGCTGCCGCCCTACATTACCGATTACGAGGGCGATCCCGAGAAGTACCAGACCGTCTACGCCATGAAGGAGGAGCACTCGGCTGCCGCTCCTACGGCGGGTCTGCACTTCACGCCCGAGCTCATGGCCGCTATCGAGGCCAAGGGTGCGAAGTTTGCCGCCGTCGAGCTCGAGGTGGGTATCGATACCTTCCGTCTGGTGGAGGAGGACGACCCCACGCAGCACGTGATGCACACCGAGCGCTACCACGTGTCGCAGGAGGTTGTCGATGCCGTGCACAAGGCCAAGGCCGAGGGTCATCGTGTGATCGCCGTCGGCACCACCGCGGTGCGCTCGCTCGAGAGCGCGTTTGACGCGGACGCGCCGGTGTCCGATCCGGCTGTGACGGCGCGCTATTTTGAGGGCCGCGAGGACGGGGCCGACACGCTCGGCCGCGGCGACATCGTGGTGCGCGAGAACGCGACAACGCAGCTCTACCTCATGCCCGGCTCGACCTATCACGTGGTCGACGCGCTGATCACGAACTTCCACGTGCCGCGCTCCACGCTCATGATGCTCGTGAGCGCGCTTGCCACCCGCGACCAGATCATGGATGCCTACGCCGCCGCCATCGAGGAGCGCTACCGCTTCTTCAGCTTTGGCGACGCGATGCTGATTTTGTAA